The Vespa velutina chromosome 2, iVesVel2.1, whole genome shotgun sequence sequence tatatatatatatatatattactcataataaataatttattattgcattGTTGAGAACGTAAATatgaaacatttataaaacaaaatataggCAAGTTACGAGAAGAACGGGTACTGCAGTTagttataaagaagaaagcgaAGAAGGTACTGATAGCGAAGATTTGGTGGAAATTGATGAGACGACAACTACAAATGCAGAACCTGATAATGCGGAAACGGTTGAAAGAATTTTGGGacagagaagaggaaaaaagggtGGTTAGTTTGATTTtagatcaataataatattttcatagagTAAtagtattgttaataatattgtttttgaatatttcattaatacagTTACAGGAAATGTCACCACAATTTATGCAGTAGAAGAAAATGGTGATCCCAATCCAAAGGATTTGAAGACCGAGGAGACTGAAAcacaatatttaattaagtgGAAGGGTTGGTCGCATATACATAATACGTGGGAGTCAGAAGAATCTTTAAAAGCACAAAAggtatatttaacatttaattattgttgaaatcattttaattaaagttaaaattaattcataatagatttttttattgtattgaTATGATTGTAGGTTAAGGGATTAAAAAAgttagataattttataaagcgCGAGCGAGAAATTAAACAATGGAGAGAATATGCAGGACCAGAGGATATAGATTATTTTGAATGTCAGTTAGAATTGCAACAAGAActtttaaaaagttataacAATGTGGAAAGAATTATTGGTAAGCTATATAggaattatatttgtataattttatttcatttaattatatatacgaaatcataattgttttattcgtATCGGTAGCTGAATATGAAAAGCCAGATTCAGAACATCCCGATTATTATTGTAAGTGGGAAAGTTTGCCGTATGCCGAGGCAACATGGGAAGATGGcgcattaataattaaaaaatggccagtaaagataaaagaattccGAGATAGAGAAGATTCAAAAAGGACGCCAAGTAAACATTGTAAAGTGCTTAAAATCAGACCTAAGTTTCATCAATTAAAAGGACAGCCAGAATATATGGgtaaaggaaaagatttaGTTTTAAGAGATTACCAAATGGACGGATTAAATTGGATGATCCATTCTTGGTGCAAGGAAAATAggtgaatatttatataatttttattgacaattttatcgtcatttattATTCCTCTCTTCTAATGACATATAacttactttctttatttagtGTTATTTTAGCAGATGAAATGGGTCTTGGAAAAACCATACAAACCATATGCttcctttattatctatttcatACTCATCAACTTCATGGACCGTTTTTATTAGTAGTACCTCTTTCAACAATGACTTCCTGGCAAAGAGAAATGGCCCAATGGGCACCCGACATGAACTTTGTTACGTATTTGGGTGACGTAACATCCCGAAATGTCgtacgtaattttttttcttttcgatgtcATGATTATAGAATTATGCCTTAGAATGCACACTTATCACTGTTATACATACAAATGATGTGTGTTCTCTAAATGAATGTtgtctaatttctttttttttttttttttttttcttttttttttccagataaGAGAATACGAATGGTGTTATAGttcaaaaagattaaaatttaatgcaATACTTACCACGTATGAGATAGTACTTAAAGATAAAGCATTTTTGGGTGCCTTAAATTGGGCAGTACTTTTAGTGGATGAAGCTCACagattaaaaaatgatgattCACTTCTTTATAAAGCTTTATCCGAATTTCATACAAATCATCGTCTTTTAATAACGGGTACTCCATTACAAAACAGTTTGAAGGAGTTATGGGCGTTACTTCATTTCATAATGCCCGCTAAATTTAATTCTTGGGAAGAATTTGAAAAGGAACACGACAATGCTGCCCAAAAAGGTTATTCTAAGTTACACAAACAATTAGAACCTTTTATCTTAAGGCGTGTTAAAAAGGACGTGGAGAAATCATTACCTGCGAAGGTCGAGCAAATTCTACGCGTAGAAATGACTTCTTTGCAAAAACAGTATTACAAGTGGATATTGACAAAAAACTACAATGCCTTGCGCAAGGGCGTTAAAGGTTCTACTATGACCTTTCTCAACATAGTAATAGAACTTAAAAAATGTTGTAATCATGCTTTTTTAACGAAACCTActgaaagtgaaagaaaagataataatgatgactaTTTACAACAATTGATTAGAGGTTCAGGAAAATTGGTCCTTTTGGATAAACTGTTAGTGCGACTTCGTGAAACTGGACATAGAGTATTAATATTTAGTCAGATGGTAAGGATGTTAGATATTCTTGGGGAATATTTGCAAAAACGACACTTTCCTTTTCAACGATTAGATGGAAGTATAAAAGGAGAATTGAGAAAACAAGCATTAGATCATTTTAACGCCGAGGGTTCGccagatttttgttttttattatcaaccaGAGCTGGTGGACTCGGCATCAATCTTGCCACAGCTGATACCGTGATCATCTTTGATTCGGATTGGAATCCACAAAATGATTTACAAGCTCAAGCAAGAGCCCATAGAATTGGACAAAAAAATCAAGTTAACATTTATCGATTGGTAACTAAAAATTCTGTTGAAGAAGAAATTGTTGAACGAGCGAAACAAAAGATGGTTCTTGATCATTTGGTTATACAAAGAATGGATACAACTGGAAGAACggttttagataaaaaaaatgcgGGGACCAATAATAACCCATTTAATAAGGAAGATTTAAATGCTATATTAAAATTTGGAGCAGAAGAATTGTTTAAAGACGAGGAGGATGGGGATGAAGAACCTACGTGCGACATCGATGAAATTTTAAGAAGAGCCGAGACTAGGGACGAAGGGCCTACTACCGTAGGTGACGAGCTTTTGTCGGCATTTAAAGTTGCCAGTTTCGCTGCATTCGAGGAGGAATCGGAACCTGTTAGTCAAcctaacgataatgacgatgaaagTAAAGACTGGGCTGAGATAATACCAGAAAATTTTCGGAAAaaagtcgaagaagaagaaaagtctaAGGAAATGGAGGATCTTTATCTTCCGCCAAGAAGTCGTAAGACGCTACAACAAATCAATCAAACTGGTGATGGTAGAggtagaaagaggaaaaagacgCCGGATGATAGCGAGGAAGGTGAAGAGTCCGGAAGCGAAGTGGAAGGTAGCGACGATGACAGACCTAAGAAGAGAGGTAGACCAAGGGTTACGCCTCGCGAGAACATAAAGAGTTTCACTGATGCGGAAATTCGAAGATTCGTCAAAAGTTATAAGAAATTTACAGCGCCTTTAAAAAGATTGGACGATATCGCTGCGGACGCCGAATTGCAAGAAAAACCTATGTCAGAGTTACGTTATTTGGGTGAACAGTTGCAATCTCGTTGCGAAGCTTGCTTATCCGAATTTGAAAGTACAgcgaaagagaataaaggcGAGGAAGAGGGTAAAGGGCCTGGTcgtaaaagaggaagaggtcCTACGTTTAAAATGGGCGGTGTTATGGTAAATGCAAAATCATTTTCTGCTGCCGTAAAAGAATTGGAACCTCTCGATCAAGCACTTCCATCGGATGCCGAACAAAGAGCCAATTGGCATCTTGATATTAAAGTTAAACCGGCTAATTTTGACTGCGATTGGAATTCCGAAGATGATTCTAAGCTTCTGAGGGGCATATATCAGCATGGTATGGGCTCTTGGGAAGCTATTAAAACAGATGCCAGTTTAAAGCTCGGTGATAAAATTCTTCCCAATGGTAGTAAGATTCAATGTAAACGGGTGACCGCTCGTGCTGAGTACTTGTTAAAGGTTCTTAAAAAGCAAATGGATTTCAAGCATGGCGTGGTAAGTTTTGCCAATTTGTTtctcgttctttatttttttttttttctattttttttttctatttttttttttttttttattttttttctccgaagGTTTCTCgatcctttctcttctctctcaagCGAATCGcttaattattaagaacatttattcccttttttaatattaacattcttcgtttgttttcttttgttttctttttcgtttcgtctcgtctcgtctcgtctcgtttcgttttgttttttcttttttctctctttttgtttttgtttttttttttttttctttt is a genomic window containing:
- the LOC124946649 gene encoding chromodomain-helicase-DNA-binding protein 1 isoform X4 translates to MTKHRVSKPPAALPFPVRCATGLWKTIESESGKESGSDSENESKSDSSSSGSNSGSASATDSDSSSSSGSGSGSGSESEKSERLDAPAQSDSLQSKSSNHSTDAKLRLKNESSREWDENPDIYGIRRSGRSRKEPERLATQRESDSDGRKRYKKKGSHNSWNSESSESESDESENRRPPPSKSLNRRAVQKSKEKARARKKRISESSDNSSFDSDDNRRQVTRRTGTAVSYKEESEEGTDSEDLVEIDETTTTNAEPDNAETVERILGQRRGKKGVTGNVTTIYAVEENGDPNPKDLKTEETETQYLIKWKGWSHIHNTWESEESLKAQKVKGLKKLDNFIKREREIKQWREYAGPEDIDYFECQLELQQELLKSYNNVERIIAEYEKPDSEHPDYYCKWESLPYAEATWEDGALIIKKWPVKIKEFRDREDSKRTPSKHCKVLKIRPKFHQLKGQPEYMGKGKDLVLRDYQMDGLNWMIHSWCKENSVILADEMGLGKTIQTICFLYYLFHTHQLHGPFLLVVPLSTMTSWQREMAQWAPDMNFVTYLGDVTSRNVIREYEWCYSSKRLKFNAILTTYEIVLKDKAFLGALNWAVLLVDEAHRLKNDDSLLYKALSEFHTNHRLLITGTPLQNSLKELWALLHFIMPAKFNSWEEFEKEHDNAAQKGYSKLHKQLEPFILRRVKKDVEKSLPAKVEQILRVEMTSLQKQYYKWILTKNYNALRKGVKGSTMTFLNIVIELKKCCNHAFLTKPTESERKDNNDDYLQQLIRGSGKLVLLDKLLVRLRETGHRVLIFSQMVRMLDILGEYLQKRHFPFQRLDGSIKGELRKQALDHFNAEGSPDFCFLLSTRAGGLGINLATADTVIIFDSDWNPQNDLQAQARAHRIGQKNQVNIYRLVTKNSVEEEIVERAKQKMVLDHLVIQRMDTTGRTVLDKKNAGTNNNPFNKEDLNAILKFGAEELFKDEEDGDEEPTCDIDEILRRAETRDEGPTTVGDELLSAFKVASFAAFEEESEPVSQPNDNDDESKDWAEIIPENFRKKVEEEEKSKEMEDLYLPPRSRKTLQQINQTGDGRGRKRKKTPDDSEEGEESGSEVEGSDDDRPKKRGRPRVTPRENIKSFTDAEIRRFVKSYKKFTAPLKRLDDIAADAELQEKPMSELRYLGEQLQSRCEACLSEFESTAKENKGEEEGKGPGRKRGRGPTFKMGGVMVNAKSFSAAVKELEPLDQALPSDAEQRANWHLDIKVKPANFDCDWNSEDDSKLLRGIYQHGMGSWEAIKTDASLKLGDKILPNGSKIQCKRVTARAEYLLKVLKKQMDFKHGVVPIKKEEDVIVKKEIKEEPEEASEEKKKEKKVKKDKKENKKTKKNKQTAGPMHFTANNEPRALDVLGDLDPSIFNECKEKMRPVKKALKALDRPDQSLSEAEQVAHTRHCLVQIGNQINTCLAEYKDPEQIKEWRSNLWYFVSKFTEFDAKKLYKLYKHATRKGGGDSNVSVTSSPEKKEETSNSKKHEKSYDKHNDKQLADSSNKDRQNKRRIDDIEDSSNSSIPSKKHVTAINAMSNISNTSAVTIGAITITPITSTANSTSSTTNTTETSRHKEQKDSKSKDMKRDRERDRDRDRSHNDRGMDRLNCGKDERIRRDSGGYNMGGHYSGSREDDHWILPRDTRDMRDGRFTDHKRDRFESYGRLSGGYHRDRDRDRDRGMHINDKRSNFYRYPSGPPSYGYGPGSYGSGGGGGYAPNDMPPSHFRGRGYPGDSYSNEWRPSKDYRRDYDRRPPPPNANS
- the LOC124946649 gene encoding chromodomain-helicase-DNA-binding protein 1 isoform X1, which translates into the protein MTKHRVSKPPAALPFPVRCATGLWKTIESESGKESGSDSENESKSDSSSSGSNSGSASATDSDSSSSSGSGSGSGSESEKSERLDAPAQSDSLQSKSSNHSTDAKLRLKNESSREWDENPDIYGIRRSGRSRKEPERLATQRESDSDGRKRYKKKGSHNSWNSESSESESDESENRRPPPSKSLNRRAVQKSKEKARARKKRISESSDNSSFDSDDNRRQVTRRTGTAVSYKEESEEGTDSEDLVEIDETTTTNAEPDNAETVERILGQRRGKKGVTGNVTTIYAVEENGDPNPKDLKTEETETQYLIKWKGWSHIHNTWESEESLKAQKVKGLKKLDNFIKREREIKQWREYAGPEDIDYFECQLELQQELLKSYNNVERIIAEYEKPDSEHPDYYCKWESLPYAEATWEDGALIIKKWPVKIKEFRDREDSKRTPSKHCKVLKIRPKFHQLKGQPEYMGKGKDLVLRDYQMDGLNWMIHSWCKENSVILADEMGLGKTIQTICFLYYLFHTHQLHGPFLLVVPLSTMTSWQREMAQWAPDMNFVTYLGDVTSRNVIREYEWCYSSKRLKFNAILTTYEIVLKDKAFLGALNWAVLLVDEAHRLKNDDSLLYKALSEFHTNHRLLITGTPLQNSLKELWALLHFIMPAKFNSWEEFEKEHDNAAQKGYSKLHKQLEPFILRRVKKDVEKSLPAKVEQILRVEMTSLQKQYYKWILTKNYNALRKGVKGSTMTFLNIVIELKKCCNHAFLTKPTESERKDNNDDYLQQLIRGSGKLVLLDKLLVRLRETGHRVLIFSQMVRMLDILGEYLQKRHFPFQRLDGSIKGELRKQALDHFNAEGSPDFCFLLSTRAGGLGINLATADTVIIFDSDWNPQNDLQAQARAHRIGQKNQVNIYRLVTKNSVEEEIVERAKQKMVLDHLVIQRMDTTGRTVLDKKNAGTNNNPFNKEDLNAILKFGAEELFKDEEDGDEEPTCDIDEILRRAETRDEGPTTVGDELLSAFKVASFAAFEEESEPVSQPNDNDDESKDWAEIIPENFRKKVEEEEKSKEMEDLYLPPRSRKTLQQINQTGDGRGRKRKKTPDDSEEGEESGSEVEGSDDDRPKKRGRPRVTPRENIKSFTDAEIRRFVKSYKKFTAPLKRLDDIAADAELQEKPMSELRYLGEQLQSRCEACLSEFESTAKENKGEEEGKGPGRKRGRGPTFKMGGVMVNAKSFSAAVKELEPLDQALPSDAEQRANWHLDIKVKPANFDCDWNSEDDSKLLRGIYQHGMGSWEAIKTDASLKLGDKILPNGSKIQCKRVTARAEYLLKVLKKQMDFKHGVTRTRKPRKPKEVKTAITKEIIEENESSGEESKKLKTKIDKVPIKKEEDVIVKKEIKEEPEEASEEKKKEKKVKKDKKENKKTKKNKQTAGPMHFTANNEPRALDVLGDLDPSIFNECKEKMRPVKKALKALDRPDQSLSEAEQVAHTRHCLVQIGNQINTCLAEYKDPEQIKEWRSNLWYFVSKFTEFDAKKLYKLYKHATRKGGGDSNVSVTSSPEKKEETSNSKKHEKSYDKHNDKQLADSSNKDRQNKRRIDDIEDSSNSSIPSKKHVTAINAMSNISNTSAVTIGAITITPITSTANSTSSTTNTTETSRHKEQKDSKSKDMKRDRERDRDRDRSHNDRGMDRLNCGKDERIRRDSGGYNMGGHYSGSREDDHWILPRDTRDMRDGRFTDHKRDRFESYGRLSGGYHRDRDRDRDRGMHINDKRSNFYRYPSGPPSYGYGPGSYGSGGGGGYAPNDMPPSHFRGRGYPGDSYSNEWRPSKDYRRDYDRRPPPPNANS
- the LOC124946649 gene encoding chromodomain-helicase-DNA-binding protein 1 isoform X3, producing MRRVDETMQKTIESESGKESGSDSENESKSDSSSSGSNSGSASATDSDSSSSSGSGSGSGSESEKSERLDAPAQSDSLQSKSSNHSTDAKLRLKNESSREWDENPDIYGIRRSGRSRKEPERLATQRESDSDGRKRYKKKGSHNSWNSESSESESDESENRRPPPSKSLNRRAVQKSKEKARARKKRISESSDNSSFDSDDNRRQVTRRTGTAVSYKEESEEGTDSEDLVEIDETTTTNAEPDNAETVERILGQRRGKKGVTGNVTTIYAVEENGDPNPKDLKTEETETQYLIKWKGWSHIHNTWESEESLKAQKVKGLKKLDNFIKREREIKQWREYAGPEDIDYFECQLELQQELLKSYNNVERIIAEYEKPDSEHPDYYCKWESLPYAEATWEDGALIIKKWPVKIKEFRDREDSKRTPSKHCKVLKIRPKFHQLKGQPEYMGKGKDLVLRDYQMDGLNWMIHSWCKENSVILADEMGLGKTIQTICFLYYLFHTHQLHGPFLLVVPLSTMTSWQREMAQWAPDMNFVTYLGDVTSRNVIREYEWCYSSKRLKFNAILTTYEIVLKDKAFLGALNWAVLLVDEAHRLKNDDSLLYKALSEFHTNHRLLITGTPLQNSLKELWALLHFIMPAKFNSWEEFEKEHDNAAQKGYSKLHKQLEPFILRRVKKDVEKSLPAKVEQILRVEMTSLQKQYYKWILTKNYNALRKGVKGSTMTFLNIVIELKKCCNHAFLTKPTESERKDNNDDYLQQLIRGSGKLVLLDKLLVRLRETGHRVLIFSQMVRMLDILGEYLQKRHFPFQRLDGSIKGELRKQALDHFNAEGSPDFCFLLSTRAGGLGINLATADTVIIFDSDWNPQNDLQAQARAHRIGQKNQVNIYRLVTKNSVEEEIVERAKQKMVLDHLVIQRMDTTGRTVLDKKNAGTNNNPFNKEDLNAILKFGAEELFKDEEDGDEEPTCDIDEILRRAETRDEGPTTVGDELLSAFKVASFAAFEEESEPVSQPNDNDDESKDWAEIIPENFRKKVEEEEKSKEMEDLYLPPRSRKTLQQINQTGDGRGRKRKKTPDDSEEGEESGSEVEGSDDDRPKKRGRPRVTPRENIKSFTDAEIRRFVKSYKKFTAPLKRLDDIAADAELQEKPMSELRYLGEQLQSRCEACLSEFESTAKENKGEEEGKGPGRKRGRGPTFKMGGVMVNAKSFSAAVKELEPLDQALPSDAEQRANWHLDIKVKPANFDCDWNSEDDSKLLRGIYQHGMGSWEAIKTDASLKLGDKILPNGSKIQCKRVTARAEYLLKVLKKQMDFKHGVTRTRKPRKPKEVKTAITKEIIEENESSGEESKKLKTKIDKVPIKKEEDVIVKKEIKEEPEEASEEKKKEKKVKKDKKENKKTKKNKQTAGPMHFTANNEPRALDVLGDLDPSIFNECKEKMRPVKKALKALDRPDQSLSEAEQVAHTRHCLVQIGNQINTCLAEYKDPEQIKEWRSNLWYFVSKFTEFDAKKLYKLYKHATRKGGGDSNVSVTSSPEKKEETSNSKKHEKSYDKHNDKQLADSSNKDRQNKRRIDDIEDSSNSSIPSKKHVTAINAMSNISNTSAVTIGAITITPITSTANSTSSTTNTTETSRHKEQKDSKSKDMKRDRERDRDRDRSHNDRGMDRLNCGKDERIRRDSGGYNMGGHYSGSREDDHWILPRDTRDMRDGRFTDHKRDRFESYGRLSGGYHRDRDRDRDRGMHINDKRSNFYRYPSGPPSYGYGPGSYGSGGGGGYAPNDMPPSHFRGRGYPGDSYSNEWRPSKDYRRDYDRRPPPPNANS
- the LOC124946649 gene encoding chromodomain-helicase-DNA-binding protein 1 isoform X2 — encoded protein: MTKHRVSKPPAALPFPVRCATGLWKTIESESGKESGSDSENESKSDSSSSGSNSGSASATDSDSSSSSGSGSGSGSESEKSERLDAPAQSDSLQSKSSNHSTDAKLRLKNESSREWDENPDIYGIRRSGRSRKEPERLATQRESDSDGRKRYKKKGSHNSWNSESSESESDESENRRPPPSKSLNRRAVQKSKEKARARKKRISESSDNSSFDSDDNRRQVTRRTGTAVSYKEESEEGTDSEDLVEIDETTTTNAEPDNAETVERILGQRRGKKGVTGNVTTIYAVEENGDPNPKDLKTEETETQYLIKWKGWSHIHNTWESEESLKAQKVKGLKKLDNFIKREREIKQWREYAGPEDIDYFECQLELQQELLKSYNNVERIIAEYEKPDSEHPDYYCKWESLPYAEATWEDGALIIKKWPVKIKEFRDREDSKRTPSKHCKVLKIRPKFHQLKGQPEYMGKGKDLVLRDYQMDGLNWMIHSWCKENSVILADEMGLGKTIQTICFLYYLFHTHQLHGPFLLVVPLSTMTSWQREMAQWAPDMNFVTYLGDVTSRNVIREYEWCYSSKRLKFNAILTTYEIVLKDKAFLGALNWAVLLVDEAHRLKNDDSLLYKALSEFHTNHRLLITGTPLQNSLKELWALLHFIMPAKFNSWEEFEKEHDNAAQKGYSKLHKQLEPFILRRVKKDVEKSLPAKVEQILRVEMTSLQKQYYKWILTKNYNALRKGVKGSTMTFLNIVIELKKCCNHAFLTKPTESERKDNNDDYLQQLIRGSGKLVLLDKLLVRLRETGHRVLIFSQMVRMLDILGEYLQKRHFPFQRLDGSIKGELRKQALDHFNAEGSPDFCFLLSTRAGGLGINLATADTVIIFDSDWNPQNDLQAQARAHRIGQKNQVNIYRLVTKNSVEEEIVERAKQKMVLDHLVIQRMDTTGRTVLDKKNAGTNNNPFNKEDLNAILKFGAEELFKDEEDGDEEPTCDIDEILRRAETRDEGPTTVGDELLSAFKVASFAAFEEESEPVSQPNDNDDESKDWAEIIPENFRKKVEEEEKSKEMEDLYLPPRSRKTLQQINQTGDGRGRKRKKTPDDSEEGEESGSEVEGSDDDRPKKRGRPRVTPRENIKSFTDAEIRRFVKSYKKFTAPLKRLDDIAADAELQEKPMSELRYLGEQLQSRCEACLSEFESTAKENKGEEEGKGPGRKRGRGPTFKMGGVMVNAKSFSAAVKELEPLDQALPSDAEQRANWHLDIKVKPANFDCDWNSEDDSKLLRGIYQHGMGSWEAIKTDASLKLGDKILPNGSKIQCKRVTARAEYLLKVLKKQMDFKHGVTRTRKPRKPKEVKTAITKEIIEENESSGEESKKLKTKIDKVPIKKEEDVIVKKEIKEEPEEASEEKKKEKKVKKDKKENKKTKKNKQTAGPMHFTANNEPRALDVLGDLDPSIFNECKEKMRPVKKALKALDRPDQSLSEAEQVAHTRHCLVQIGNQINTCLAEYKDPEQIKEWRSNLWYFVSKFTEFDAKKLYKLYKHATRKGGGDSNVSVTSSPEKKEETSNSKKHEKSYDKHNDKQLADSSNKDRQNKRRIDDIEDSSNSSIPSKKHVTAINAMSNISNTSAVTIGAITITPITSTANSTSSTTNTTETSRHKEQKDSKSKDMKRDRERDRDRDRSHNDRGMDRLNCGKDERIRRDSGGYNMGGHYSGSREDDHWILPRDTRDMRDGRFTDHKRDRFESYGRLSGGYHRDRDRDRDRGMHINDKRRYPSGPPSYGYGPGSYGSGGGGGYAPNDMPPSHFRGRGYPGDSYSNEWRPSKDYRRDYDRRPPPPNANS
- the LOC124946649 gene encoding chromodomain-helicase-DNA-binding protein 1 isoform X6; translated protein: MRRVDETMQKTIESESGKESGSDSENESKSDSSSSGSNSGSASATDSSHNSWNSESSESESDESENRRPPPSKSLNRRAVQKSKEKARARKKRISESSDNSSFDSDDNRRQVTRRTGTAVSYKEESEEGTDSEDLVEIDETTTTNAEPDNAETVERILGQRRGKKGVTGNVTTIYAVEENGDPNPKDLKTEETETQYLIKWKGWSHIHNTWESEESLKAQKVKGLKKLDNFIKREREIKQWREYAGPEDIDYFECQLELQQELLKSYNNVERIIAEYEKPDSEHPDYYCKWESLPYAEATWEDGALIIKKWPVKIKEFRDREDSKRTPSKHCKVLKIRPKFHQLKGQPEYMGKGKDLVLRDYQMDGLNWMIHSWCKENSVILADEMGLGKTIQTICFLYYLFHTHQLHGPFLLVVPLSTMTSWQREMAQWAPDMNFVTYLGDVTSRNVIREYEWCYSSKRLKFNAILTTYEIVLKDKAFLGALNWAVLLVDEAHRLKNDDSLLYKALSEFHTNHRLLITGTPLQNSLKELWALLHFIMPAKFNSWEEFEKEHDNAAQKGYSKLHKQLEPFILRRVKKDVEKSLPAKVEQILRVEMTSLQKQYYKWILTKNYNALRKGVKGSTMTFLNIVIELKKCCNHAFLTKPTESERKDNNDDYLQQLIRGSGKLVLLDKLLVRLRETGHRVLIFSQMVRMLDILGEYLQKRHFPFQRLDGSIKGELRKQALDHFNAEGSPDFCFLLSTRAGGLGINLATADTVIIFDSDWNPQNDLQAQARAHRIGQKNQVNIYRLVTKNSVEEEIVERAKQKMVLDHLVIQRMDTTGRTVLDKKNAGTNNNPFNKEDLNAILKFGAEELFKDEEDGDEEPTCDIDEILRRAETRDEGPTTVGDELLSAFKVASFAAFEEESEPVSQPNDNDDESKDWAEIIPENFRKKVEEEEKSKEMEDLYLPPRSRKTLQQINQTGDGRGRKRKKTPDDSEEGEESGSEVEGSDDDRPKKRGRPRVTPRENIKSFTDAEIRRFVKSYKKFTAPLKRLDDIAADAELQEKPMSELRYLGEQLQSRCEACLSEFESTAKENKGEEEGKGPGRKRGRGPTFKMGGVMVNAKSFSAAVKELEPLDQALPSDAEQRANWHLDIKVKPANFDCDWNSEDDSKLLRGIYQHGMGSWEAIKTDASLKLGDKILPNGSKIQCKRVTARAEYLLKVLKKQMDFKHGVTRTRKPRKPKEVKTAITKEIIEENESSGEESKKLKTKIDKVPIKKEEDVIVKKEIKEEPEEASEEKKKEKKVKKDKKENKKTKKNKQTAGPMHFTANNEPRALDVLGDLDPSIFNECKEKMRPVKKALKALDRPDQSLSEAEQVAHTRHCLVQIGNQINTCLAEYKDPEQIKEWRSNLWYFVSKFTEFDAKKLYKLYKHATRKGGGDSNVSVTSSPEKKEETSNSKKHEKSYDKHNDKQLADSSNKDRQNKRRIDDIEDSSNSSIPSKKHVTAINAMSNISNTSAVTIGAITITPITSTANSTSSTTNTTETSRHKEQKDSKSKDMKRDRERDRDRDRSHNDRGMDRLNCGKDERIRRDSGGYNMGGHYSGSREDDHWILPRDTRDMRDGRFTDHKRDRFESYGRLSGGYHRDRDRDRDRGMHINDKRSNFYRYPSGPPSYGYGPGSYGSGGGGGYAPNDMPPSHFRGRGYPGDSYSNEWRPSKDYRRDYDRRPPPPNANS
- the LOC124946649 gene encoding chromodomain-helicase-DNA-binding protein 1 isoform X5; its protein translation is MTKHRVSKPPAALPFPVRCATGLWKTIESESGKESGSDSENESKSDSSSSGSNSGSASATDSSHNSWNSESSESESDESENRRPPPSKSLNRRAVQKSKEKARARKKRISESSDNSSFDSDDNRRQVTRRTGTAVSYKEESEEGTDSEDLVEIDETTTTNAEPDNAETVERILGQRRGKKGVTGNVTTIYAVEENGDPNPKDLKTEETETQYLIKWKGWSHIHNTWESEESLKAQKVKGLKKLDNFIKREREIKQWREYAGPEDIDYFECQLELQQELLKSYNNVERIIAEYEKPDSEHPDYYCKWESLPYAEATWEDGALIIKKWPVKIKEFRDREDSKRTPSKHCKVLKIRPKFHQLKGQPEYMGKGKDLVLRDYQMDGLNWMIHSWCKENSVILADEMGLGKTIQTICFLYYLFHTHQLHGPFLLVVPLSTMTSWQREMAQWAPDMNFVTYLGDVTSRNVIREYEWCYSSKRLKFNAILTTYEIVLKDKAFLGALNWAVLLVDEAHRLKNDDSLLYKALSEFHTNHRLLITGTPLQNSLKELWALLHFIMPAKFNSWEEFEKEHDNAAQKGYSKLHKQLEPFILRRVKKDVEKSLPAKVEQILRVEMTSLQKQYYKWILTKNYNALRKGVKGSTMTFLNIVIELKKCCNHAFLTKPTESERKDNNDDYLQQLIRGSGKLVLLDKLLVRLRETGHRVLIFSQMVRMLDILGEYLQKRHFPFQRLDGSIKGELRKQALDHFNAEGSPDFCFLLSTRAGGLGINLATADTVIIFDSDWNPQNDLQAQARAHRIGQKNQVNIYRLVTKNSVEEEIVERAKQKMVLDHLVIQRMDTTGRTVLDKKNAGTNNNPFNKEDLNAILKFGAEELFKDEEDGDEEPTCDIDEILRRAETRDEGPTTVGDELLSAFKVASFAAFEEESEPVSQPNDNDDESKDWAEIIPENFRKKVEEEEKSKEMEDLYLPPRSRKTLQQINQTGDGRGRKRKKTPDDSEEGEESGSEVEGSDDDRPKKRGRPRVTPRENIKSFTDAEIRRFVKSYKKFTAPLKRLDDIAADAELQEKPMSELRYLGEQLQSRCEACLSEFESTAKENKGEEEGKGPGRKRGRGPTFKMGGVMVNAKSFSAAVKELEPLDQALPSDAEQRANWHLDIKVKPANFDCDWNSEDDSKLLRGIYQHGMGSWEAIKTDASLKLGDKILPNGSKIQCKRVTARAEYLLKVLKKQMDFKHGVTRTRKPRKPKEVKTAITKEIIEENESSGEESKKLKTKIDKVPIKKEEDVIVKKEIKEEPEEASEEKKKEKKVKKDKKENKKTKKNKQTAGPMHFTANNEPRALDVLGDLDPSIFNECKEKMRPVKKALKALDRPDQSLSEAEQVAHTRHCLVQIGNQINTCLAEYKDPEQIKEWRSNLWYFVSKFTEFDAKKLYKLYKHATRKGGGDSNVSVTSSPEKKEETSNSKKHEKSYDKHNDKQLADSSNKDRQNKRRIDDIEDSSNSSIPSKKHVTAINAMSNISNTSAVTIGAITITPITSTANSTSSTTNTTETSRHKEQKDSKSKDMKRDRERDRDRDRSHNDRGMDRLNCGKDERIRRDSGGYNMGGHYSGSREDDHWILPRDTRDMRDGRFTDHKRDRFESYGRLSGGYHRDRDRDRDRGMHINDKRSNFYRYPSGPPSYGYGPGSYGSGGGGGYAPNDMPPSHFRGRGYPGDSYSNEWRPSKDYRRDYDRRPPPPNANS